A genomic segment from Hyalangium gracile encodes:
- a CDS encoding HSP90 family protein: MDHRFQINLRGVIDLLSHHLYSSPGVYVRELLQNATDAIRARQLLEPGHEGTVRVELIEKQDGGLPTLLFSDDGIGLTEEEIHRFLATIGESSKREALAERRNDFIGQFGIGLLSCFMVCDELLVVTRSVKGDGRTMEWRGRHDGTYSVRPSEHPLERPGTQVFLVARQDAAEFFTVERVRQLALHYGGLLPFPILLTADGRTSRINTEGAPWRRKYESAGDRRAALLAYGREVFGSDFIDCIPLKSPAGDVEGVAFVLPFSPHYNAKQKHRVYLKNMLLSESAENLLPDWAFFVKCVVNANELRPTASRESFYENETLGKARQALGQALRRYLIELAKDDPRALQRLISLHGLSVKALALDDDDFYRLVIGWLPFETSMGMMTLVDYRRSNPTVRYVSSLDDFRQVSRVAAAQGLCVVNAAYTYDTDLIEKLPRIFPDSQVEPFTAAELPQSFDELTLDEREEVFPLIKQAELALQPFRCDVAVKKFRPKEVPTLYSVDAEGSFRRDVERSREESDDLYGSMMDSMLTGAQGGDRALLTFNFLNPVVRKLAGVADRKLMKLSVEMLYVQALLLGHRPLSAMEMALLNQGLLGLIAGRLDGGGGEDSGRGGMH; this comes from the coding sequence GTGGACCACCGATTCCAGATCAACCTCCGCGGGGTCATCGACCTCCTGTCCCACCACCTGTACAGCTCCCCCGGCGTCTACGTCCGGGAGCTGCTGCAGAACGCCACGGATGCCATCCGGGCCCGGCAGCTCCTGGAGCCCGGCCACGAGGGCACCGTCCGGGTGGAGCTCATCGAGAAGCAGGACGGCGGGCTGCCTACCCTGCTCTTCAGCGATGACGGCATCGGCCTGACGGAGGAGGAGATCCACCGCTTCCTGGCCACCATCGGCGAGAGCTCCAAGCGCGAGGCGCTGGCCGAGCGCCGCAACGACTTCATCGGCCAGTTCGGCATCGGCCTGCTGTCGTGCTTCATGGTGTGCGACGAGCTGCTCGTGGTGACGCGCTCGGTGAAGGGCGACGGGCGGACCATGGAGTGGCGGGGCCGGCATGACGGCACCTACTCCGTGCGGCCCTCCGAGCACCCGCTCGAGCGCCCGGGCACCCAGGTCTTCCTGGTGGCCCGGCAGGACGCGGCCGAGTTCTTCACCGTCGAGCGGGTGCGCCAGCTCGCCCTCCACTACGGCGGGCTGCTGCCCTTCCCCATCCTGCTCACGGCCGACGGCCGGACGAGCCGCATCAACACCGAGGGAGCCCCCTGGCGCCGCAAGTACGAGAGCGCGGGAGACCGGCGCGCGGCGCTGCTGGCCTACGGGCGCGAGGTGTTCGGCTCGGACTTCATCGACTGCATCCCGCTGAAGTCCCCCGCGGGAGACGTGGAGGGCGTGGCCTTCGTGCTGCCCTTCAGCCCGCACTACAACGCGAAGCAGAAGCACCGCGTGTACCTGAAGAACATGCTCCTGTCCGAGAGCGCGGAGAACCTGCTGCCGGACTGGGCCTTCTTCGTGAAGTGCGTGGTGAACGCCAACGAACTGCGCCCCACCGCCAGCCGCGAGTCCTTCTACGAGAACGAGACGCTGGGCAAGGCCCGCCAGGCCCTGGGCCAGGCGCTGCGGCGCTACCTCATCGAGCTGGCCAAGGACGACCCGCGCGCCCTGCAGCGCCTCATCTCCCTGCACGGGCTGTCGGTGAAGGCGCTCGCGCTGGATGACGATGACTTCTACCGGCTCGTCATCGGCTGGCTGCCCTTCGAGACGTCCATGGGGATGATGACGCTGGTGGACTACCGCCGCTCCAACCCCACCGTGCGCTACGTCTCCTCGCTGGACGACTTCCGGCAGGTGTCGCGGGTGGCCGCGGCGCAGGGCCTGTGCGTGGTGAATGCCGCGTACACCTATGACACGGACCTCATCGAGAAGCTGCCGCGCATCTTCCCGGACTCGCAGGTGGAGCCCTTCACCGCGGCGGAGCTGCCGCAGAGCTTCGACGAGCTGACGCTGGACGAGCGCGAGGAGGTGTTCCCGCTCATCAAGCAGGCCGAGCTGGCGCTCCAGCCGTTCCGCTGCGACGTGGCGGTGAAGAAGTTCCGTCCCAAGGAGGTGCCCACGCTCTACAGCGTGGACGCGGAGGGCTCCTTCCGGCGCGACGTGGAGCGCAGCCGCGAGGAGAGCGACGACCTGTACGGCTCCATGATGGACAGCATGCTCACCGGCGCCCAGGGCGGCGACCGGGCCCTGCTGACCTTCAACTTCCTCAACCCGGTGGTGCGCAAGCTGGCGGGGGTGGCGGACCGCAAGCTGATGAAGCTGTCGGTGGAGATGCTGTATGTGCAGGCGCTGCTGCTCGGCCACCGCCCGCTGAGCGCCATGGAGATGGCCCTGCTCAACCAGGGCCTGCTGGGGCTCATCGCGGGGCGGCTGGACGGCGGTGGGGGAGAGGACTCGGGCCGGGGAGGGATGCATTGA